The following proteins are co-located in the Leishmania major strain Friedlin complete genome, chromosome 30 genome:
- the YCF45 gene encoding conserved hypothetical protein: protein MLASSSLVSVKRTLRIKVGTSTSERLRAAELDEPTTSSARPPPSAMDLSYITGKMPDTLPAYQTERAVWSATTFRSAWNKLHKAYASFLETDPERAAELRAKDWQGLALYNSYAETLHLMSLLPATLRTAITQHSSFDYTEVEELFVHLGQDVEVRGSGGWVIQLPPPTTADLQYLVKHIGRFGADGRGCVANTAHRASVWRGRHGEALGVTLRVGRYVPGAARALLPLAQRGSLLILSKAGMGKTTLLRDLAAALAQEPGTPRVTVVDTSNEIGGDGPIPLPYLGRCRRIQVAQRQDQGRVMMEVIQNHTPEYLIVDEIATEEEAEAAWSISQRGVHLIGTCHGEHLEGLLQNRALNLLVGGAAQAFLSNEERRLRNKMKKTVLERPYSSPFSFVVELHARNLGHLYVDVNKAVDLVLDEQPAQLNGAVGAAVELSALLPSRVEKLLRLHDERKRKLKYVAGTGTNDAEVGEEDDETATFSSAARGTVDEDGYTLLADDGGDPESKRSIAPSTYAAPNHASGRRPHWQAEKQRRHRKTDDELYGELKGSF, encoded by the coding sequence ATGCTTGCTTCTTCCTCCCTGGTGTCGGTAAAGCGAACCCTTCGCATCAAGGTTGGTACCAGCACGAGTGAGCGtctgcgcgccgccgagctggatGAGCCGACCACCAGCTctgcacggccgccgccgtccgcgATGGACTTGTCGTACATTACGGGCAAGATGCCCGACACCCTCCCAGCGTACCAGACCGAGCGTGCAGTGTGGTCCGCAACAACGTTCCGGTCGGCGTGGAACAAGCTGCACAAGGCCTACGCGTCCTTTCTCGAGACGGATCCGGAGCGCGCCGCAGAGCTGCGGGCAAAAGATTGGCAGGGCCTCGCGCTGTACAACTCGTACGCGGAGACGTTGCATCTCATGTCTCTCCTCCCTGCTACCCTGCGCACAGCCATCACGCAGCACTCCTCCTTCGATTACACCGAGGTGGAGGAGTTGTTTGTGCACTTGGGCCAGGACGTCGAGGtgcgcggcagtggcgggtgGGTCATtcagctgccgcctccgacgACGGCAGACCTGCAATACCTCGTGAAGCACATCGGCCGCTTTGGCGCCGACGGCCGCGGTTGTGTAGCGAACACAGCACACCGCGCTTCGGTCTggcgcggccgccacggcgagGCGCTCGGTGTGACGCTGCGAGTGGGGCGCTATGTGCCAGGCGCAGCCCGCGCACTTTTGCCGCTCGCACAGCGCGGCAGTCTTCTCATTCTGTCCAAGGCGGGTATGGGCAAGACAACTCTCCTGCGTGacctcgctgccgcgctggcgcaggagcCGGGAACGCCGCGCGTCACGGTGGTCGACACCTCCAACGAgatcggcggcgacggccccATACCTCTGCCCTACCTCGGCCGATGCCGTCGCATTCAGGTTGCCCAACGCCAGGACCAGGGCCGCGTAATGATGGAAGTGATTCAGAATCACACACCAGAGTACCTCATCGTGGACGAAAtcgcgacggaggaggaggcggaggctgccTGGTCTATATCGCAACGCGGCGTTCATCTGATCGGCACGTGCCATGGCGAGCACCTCGAGGGGCTGTTACAGAACCGCGCGTTGAACCTCCTCgtcggtggcgccgcgcaggcgtTTCTGAGCAACGAGGAGCGGCGTCTGCGCAACAAGATGAAGAAAacggtgctggagcggcCGTACAGCTCGCCATTTTCCTTTGTTGTCGAGCTGCATGCACGAAACCTAGGCCACCTCTACGTGGACGTAAACAAGGCGGTGGATCTGGTGCTCGATGAGCAGCCCGCGCAGTTGAACGGCGCcgttggcgccgccgtcgagctCAGCGCACTCCTTCCGAGCCGAGTGGAGAAGCTCCTGCGGTTGCACGATGAGAGAAAGCGGAAGCTCAAATATGTTGCAGGCACGGGCACGAACGACGCTGAGGTTGGCGAGGAAGACGATGAAACGGCGACATTTTCAAGTGCGGCCCGGGGCACGGTAGACGAGGACGGCTATACGCTGCTGGCTGACGATGGTGGAGATCCAGAGAGCAAGCGCAGCATTGCTCCCTCCACGTATGCGGCGCCGAACCATGCAAGTGGTCGCCGCCCACACTGGCAGGCCGaaaagcagcggcgacatCGCAAGACGGACGACGAGCTTTATGGGGAGCTGAAAGGCTCCTTCTGA
- a CDS encoding ferric reductase transmembrane protein-like protein, with protein sequence MTTTIKDDASLPSIDDIPAPSVWLKSLCRRLAAVGIIVPVSLQLFRKSGTYTDIFQYHPICMMLAFVMVLPDVVRDIKQLRQAHRRSPLKDRLPRHEIIMRHQLASFVMELAAAGGFAAVEYTKLKNHYPHLESLHGIVGTLCGLTIVCQMVLGSILRYVLAPANPKRLIVRTVHKCVSVTIAVTAMMAMAGGFLATEYAERMIPASLIRTAIVLTSVATTVAGFLM encoded by the coding sequence ATGACGACCACTATCAAGGATGATGCAAGCCTGCCCAGCATTGACGACATCCCCGCCCCCTCGGTGTGGTTGAAGAGCCTATGCCGCAGACTGGCTGCCGTTGGCATCATCGTGCCCGTCTCACTGCAGCTGTTTCGCAAGTCCGGCACCTACACAGACATCTTCCAATATCATCCCATTTGCATGATGCTGGCCTTTGTCATGGTGCTGCCGGATGTTGTGCGAGACATCAAGCAACTGCGTCAGGCACACCGGCGGTCGCCGCTCAAAGACAGGCTTCCACGTCACGAGATCATCATGCGCCACCAGCTGGCCTCCTTTGTGATGGAgttggcggcggctggcggcTTTGCTGCGGTGGAGTACACAAAACTAAAGAACCACTATCCGCATCTCGAGTCGTTGCACGGTATCGTGGGCACCCTCTGCGGCCTGACAATAGTCTGCCAGATGGTGCTCGGCTCCATCCTTCGCTATGTGCTGGCGCCAGCGAACCCGAAGCGTCTGATAGTGCGGACAGTGCACAAGTGCGTCAGCGTAACCATCGCCGTCacggcgatgatggcgaTGGCTGGAGGCTTTCTCGCCACCGAGTACGCGGAGAGGATGATTCCGGCTTCGCTGATCCGGACGGCTATTGTCCTCACGTCTGTTGCCACCACGGTTGCCGGGTTTCTCATGTAG